The Carassius carassius chromosome 9, fCarCar2.1, whole genome shotgun sequence genome includes a region encoding these proteins:
- the si:ch211-237i5.4 gene encoding slit homolog 2 protein, protein MLPSIALFLLFLSPSRSSRRCSLLCRCYEDSDLVDCHARGFEDVPHGLPHGTWLLDLGGNKLKEIRSRAFAGLWSLRILVLSDSSIQALQTQAFFSLSFLEKLDMSRNNLTQIPPNFSESLSSLRELRLDHNALQLLKTSGFEHLENLEKLDLSHNRIQSLEPGAFRGLSRLRHLYLQGNHLGAVRDRSFTMLPALEVLLLGNNNISRIEVNALAPLHSLSLLGLEGNHLEQLNFKTFLSLHTAATHLQLAGNPWNCDCDLHRVFSKLLSVRHLYVDDYRNVTCREPWQLAEASLAWVDSQLCVAETVTVLVITATVIVTVFGALIMAERKRKKQKHWEQNEEEAQE, encoded by the exons ATGTTGCCGTCCATCGCGTTGTTTTTACTCTTTCTGTCTCCGTCGAGGAGCTCGAGACGGTGTAGTCTCCTCTGCCGGTGTTATGAAGACTCAGACCTGGTGGACTGCCACGCCAGGGGGTTTGAGGACGTCCCACATGGACTCCCCCATGGCACCTGGCTCCTAGACCTGGGAGGAAACAAGCTTAAGGAGATCCGGAGTCGAGCTTTTGCTGGCCTTTGGTCTTTGCGTATACTAGTGCTCTCAGACAGCAGCATCCAGGCTCTTCAAACACAG GCTTTTTTCTCTCTGTCCTTTCTGGAGAAGCTAGACATGAGTCGTAATAACCTCACACAGATCCCTCCTAACTTCTCAGAGAGCCTGTCTTCTCTGCGTGAGTTGCGTCTGGACCACAATGCACTGCAGCTGTTGAAAACGTCAGGCTTTGAACATCTGGAGAACCTTGAGAAGCTGGACCTCAGCCACAATCGCATCCAGTCTCTCGAACCAGGTGCGTTCCGTGGCCTGTCCCGTCTGCGCCACCTTTACCTCCAAGGGAACCACTTGGGTGCCGTGCGAGACCGATCCTTCACAATGCTCCCCGCCCTAGAAGTTCTGCTCCTGGGCAACAACAACATCTCTCGGATCGAGGTCAATGCACTAGCACCATTGCACAGTCTGTCTCTGTTGGGTTTGGAGGGGAATCATCTGGAACAGCTAAACTTCAAGACGTTCCTCAGCTTGCACACAGCTGCTACGCACCTGCAGTTGGCTGGGAACCCGTGGAACTGTGACTGCGACCTGCACCGTGTCTTCAGTAAGCTGCTCAGCGTGCGGCACCTCTACGTGGATGACTATCGCAACGTAACTTGTCGGGAGCCTTGGCAGCTCGCCGAAGCCTCTTTGGCTTGGGTGGACAGCCAGCTGTGTGTGGCTGAGACTGTTACTGTGTTAGTCATCACCGCTACTGTGATTGTGACTGTTTTTGGTGCCTTGATCATGGCGGAGAGAAAACGCAAGAAACAAAAACACTGGGAACAGAATGAGGAGGAAGCGCAAGAGTAA